The DNA sequence GAGGACGACGTAGCGGGGACGGGCGAACTGGTCGCGGCCGGTGTACTCCAGGGCGAACAGGAGCCACGCGACGGGGATGACGACGACGCCGACCCAACTGAAGCGCGACCAGAACAGTTTCGAGGCGATGTCGGTCGCCTGGAGTTGGAACACTATCGACACCGACCAGACGCACTGGCCGAGCAGCAGTCCGGCGAGCGGCGTCGCACCCGGTTCCGGTCGCTCTCGCCACGCGAGCACCGCCGCCGCTGCGCCGACGGCCACGGAGACGAACAGGAGGGGGACGAGCGGGTTCACGGGAACTCGATACCGCACACATCCCGTTCAGGCCATATGAAGTATCCGGCGAGGAGGGAAATTCACGCGAACGATCTAAAATGGCTGTCCGCCGACAGTTCCGCCGGGACTCAGACGGCGAGGGCGACGGCGACGGTCAGGACGACGAGCGCCTTCAGTTCGCCGGCGATGGCGAGGCGCCCGTAGTTCTCCGTGCGGCCGACGAACGCGGTGACGACGAGTGTGTACGCCAGACCCGCGAGGACGCCGCCGGCGAGGGGGCCGGAGAGCAGTCCCTCGGAGAACGCCCACGCGACGAACGCGCCCAGCGACGCCACGACGACGTAGAGGATTCGCCGGGTGCGGACGACGCCGAACACCACCGGGAGCGTCGAGACGCCGATGGCCGCGTCGGCGTGCCTGTCGCCGACGTTCGGAATCTCCGTGTTGACGAACGTGTCGACGAAGAAGTAGACGAACACGACGGCGACCGTCGGGGTGAGCGCCGCGTCGGCGAAGGCGAGGGGGAGGCCGAGAAGCGCGACGGCCCACGCCCCGGCGACGACGGCGGAGTTGACGAGGAGGACGTCCTTCAGTCGGGTGAGACGGGCGCCCGCGGAGGGGAGCCAATCGGAGGCGTACAGCACCCAGAACGCGCCGGGAAGGACGGCGATGGCGAGGGCGAGCGGTCCGCCCGTCAGCGAGAGCGCCAGCGCGAGGCCGTACGCCGCCGCCGAGAGCGTCGAGAGCGTCCGTCCGTGTCGGCGCACGAACGCCGACTGCTCGGGGTTCGACAGTTCGTCGGTGTCCGCGTCGGCGATTCGGTCGCCCACGTAGACGGCGAACGTGACGAGGCCGACGACGACCGGTGCGAGAGACAGGGGAAGCGAGAGCGCGACCATCGCGGTCAGCACCTCCGCCACCGCGACGACGACGAGGTAGAGGGAGCCGTAGACGAGGAGGTCTTTCAGTTGTCGGTAGCGTTCCGACACCGTGCGACGCAGGCGGTCGACGCCGTCCGCGGGGGCGGACGCGTGGTAGGGTTCGTTGGACATGGGTTGGGTTGGTTCGGGAACCGCGCGGGTCGACCCGGCCCGGTTACCGCTGCCCTAACCGCGATGACATGACCGGTTAGTTACTGGTTACATATCCGAACGGACACAATCCTTAACTGTTAGTTTAGGCCGCTCAACGAGACGTTTGACCCGAAAGAACGTGTCAGATGCGGCGTCAGCGCGTCTACGGCGAGGAAATCGGCCGGCACGCTTTTTCCTCGTTTCCGGGTAGTCGGGAGTGACTGATTACATGAGCAGTGGATTTCCCGACGTTCGAGAGGGAAGCGTCCTCCGTGTGCCGGCGCTGGACGCCGAGCGGGTCGAGATGCGGTTCGCCCCGATACTCGCGCGCGACCGGTTCGACCCCGGCGAGTGGCGGCGCGAGGCGCTCTCGGCCGACCCCGACGCGGACGAGTGGTACCGAATCGACCTCGCCGACCTCGACCTCCCGGACGGGCGCTACGAGTACGAGTTCGTCGTCCACCGCGACGGCGAGGACGAACCGGTCGTCGCGGCGGACCCGTTCGCCGAGGAGATAACCCGCTTCCGCGGACACCGCGGCGCGTTCCGCATCCGGGACGGCGAGCGGTTCCGGCCGCCGTTCTCCTGGGAGGACGAACTGACCCCGCCGGACGGCGAGGAGAGCGAGGAGCGCTCGCTACCGGCGAACGAGGAACTGGTCGTCTACGAACTGCCGCTCCGGTGGGCGGCGTCGGCCTCCGGGGAGCACCGGCGGGACGTGCCCGACGGCGACTTCCAGACGCTCCTGACCGACCACCTCGACCGACTCGCGGACCTCGGCGTCAACGCCATCGAACTGCTGCCGATACAGGACGCCCCCGTCAGCATCAACTGGGGGTACGGGACGCGCTTCTTCTTCGCGCCCGACCTCGACTTCGGCGGTCCCGTCGACGCCAAGTTCCTGATAAAGGAGTGCCACCGGCGCGGCATCCGCGTGCTGATGGACGTGGTGATGAACCACGCCACCGAGACGCCCCTGGTGACGCTGGCCGGCGACCGATTCTTCCTCGACCCCGAGGAGAAACCCGACCGGCCCCAGTGGGGCGGCCGCCGGTTCGACTTCGAGGCGTCCGTCGACGGCTACCACCCCGCGCGGGAGTTCTGCCACCGGATGGCCGCCTTCTGGATCGAGGAGTACCACGTCGACGGCTTCCGGATTGACGAGTTCAAGGGGATGGACCACCGCGCGTTCGTCCAGAAGTTCCGCGACCGGGCGCGGGCGGTCCACGAGGAGGCGTTTCCGGACCGCCCGTTCTTCGTGGTCGCGGAGGACTCGTGGGGTCGGACCGAAATCGTCCGCGACGACGAGGCCAACCCCGACGACCGGGACGTGGTCGACGGGATGTGGAACTTCGACTACCGTGACGAGGCCCGCCGGTTCCTCCGCGACGACGTGGAGAGCGAACCCGAGGAGGCGACGCGGACCGACCGCGTCCGCGCCCTCGTGACGGGCGACCGGACGTGGGACGACCGCGAACGGGCGTTCGAGGACGGGTTCGGCGACCTCTCGAAGGCGGTCAACTACCTCACCTCGCACGACATCGGCGAACCGCACGAGCGGCGGTTGATGAACCTCTTCTTCGGCGACCTCATCGAATCCGAGGGGTTGGGAGACGGCTCCGTCGAGAACGTCCGGTACCTCCTCGACGACGTCGCCACCGCCGGACCGAGCGTGCGGATGGACGCTCACACGGAGGCGCTCGACCGGGTTCGCGGGTCGTTCGCGCTCCTCCTCACGTCCGTCGGCGTACCGATGTTCCTCGCGGGCGAGGAGTTCGGGGAGATACACGACCTCGACTACGGCCACTGGCAGCGCCAGATGGAGGACCCCATCCGGTGGCACCGCCGGGAGTACCCCGGACACGACGACCTGCTGTCGGCCGTCCGCGACCTCATCCACCTGCGGACCTCGACCGAGGCGCTCCAACGGGAGGAGACCGACCTCTTCTACACCCACCACGAGTTCGACGACCCGGACGCGTCCCGCGTGTTCGCCTACTGCCGGACCGCCGGCCGCGAACTCGGCGGCGAGGGGCAGGTGGTCGTCGTCGCCAACCTCGGCCCGCAGGAGTTCGACGGGTACGAACTGCCGTGGGAGTGGGACGACGCGACCGAACGCGGCGCGTCCATCCGCGGGTCGGCCCCCGAGTTCGACCCCGAGGCGGGCGAGGCGACGATGTCGCTGGCGCCGTTCCAGGTGCGCGTGTTCGAGACCTGAGTTCGGCCAGCTAAGCCGCGCAGTTGTTCGCGCCGGTCTCCAGCTCCGTCGCTTTCCGGTCGTTCTCGTACCCCTCGCGACCGGTGTTGATGGCGATGACCGTCTCGTAGTTCGCGGGTTTCTCCGGGACGTTCTCGACCATGCGCTCGACGAACGCCTCGCGGTCGAGTCCGAGGAGGTCGAGGCGCGACGCCACCTCGCCGAGCGACGCGGCGACCGGTTCCCCGGGCGACCCGTTGGCGTACTCCCCGTCGCTCTCGACGGTAACGTGACCCGGCAAGACCGTCAGGTCCTCGGGCAGGTCCAACAGCGTATCGTGGAGCGTGTCGTACGCCATCCGCGCGCCCTCCTCGGCCCCCTCCTCGCCGAACTCCAGTTCGGTCCGACCGACGGAATCGAGGAACAGGGCGTCGCCCGTGAGCACCGCCCTGTCGCCGACGCGGTAGGCGACCATCTCCGAGGTGTGGCCGGGCGCCGCGAGGACCGTCAGGTCGACGCCGCCGACGGGGAGGGCGTCGCCCTCCTCGACGGCGTCGAAGTCGAACGCCAGGTCGCGGTCCGCCGCGCGGGCGCCGAGGTGGTACGGCACGTCCAACCGGTCGGCGAGTTCGCGCCCGCCGGAGATGTGGTCGGCGTGCACGTGCGTGTCGAGGACGCGCGTTATCTCCCACCCCCGTTCCGCGGCGGCGACGACGTACTGCTCGACGTGCCGCGTCGGGTCGACGACGGCCGCCTCGCCGTCCGACCCGACGAGGTAGCTCAGACAGCCCTTGCCGCGCCGCTGGAACTGGACCACGTCGACGTCGGCGTTCTCGGCACCGTTGCCGACGGCCACGTCGGCGCGTTCGTACAGGCCGTTCCAGTCTCGCATCCCGCCCTTGACGACCCGCACGTCCTCGTAGCCGGCCGCGTCGAGTTCGGCGGCGAGCGCCGCCGAGGTGGCGGCCTTCCCGCAGATGACGGTTATCGGTCCGCCGTCGGTGAGGCCGTCTATCTCGGACTTCCGCTCGTCGTCGAGCGTCTCGTTCAGTCCGAACGGGACGTTCACCGCGCCGGGGACGCGCCACGCCTCGTAACTGTCCGCCGGGCGCGTGTCGAGTATCGTCCCCGCTTCCCCTCGGTCGATTGCGTCCGCGAGTTCGCGAGCGGTGATCTTCGCGTACATCGTTCGTCCCCACGATTCGTCTCCGAACGGAATAAGACTTGTGAGAATTGCGCAATTCTATGAGAAATACGGGCAGTTCGAGATAGAGAGGATGTGAAGATAGTGCCGTCTGGGCGGGTGATGTAGTGATTCCGGGTGCAATAGACGTGGGATACCGTTCGAATACTACTTACGAAAGCCCGGTCGCCGCGGCTTCGGGGACGACGGGAACTACAGGAGCGACCGGAGCAGTCGGAGGGGGAACGTGACGATGGCAATAATCAGATTGATGACGCCGCGGAGCGCCGAGCGGATGGTTCCGAGCATAGGCGTCGGTACCGGTCCTCGGCGAGTAGCCGTTGGGGCTACACACGTCGGGTGCGGGCGGAGGCGAGAGGGAGGCGGGCGCGCCGCCCGGCGTTTCCGCGCGGTCGTCCGCGCCCCTCGTCAACGGGCATCGCGCTTATCCGCCCGCGGGGTCTACGACCGTTCGAAGCGCGGTCGGCGAGGTTCGACATTATGACACGTTCACACCGAGACGACGACGACCAGCACGGACCCGACGACGAGCGACCGCGGACGCGCATCGACATCAACCTCTCAGTGACCGACCTGCTGAGCGACCTGCTGAGCGAGGCGAAGCGGGATTCGGACCGCCGGTCGCTGAGCGAACGACCGGGCGGTCGGCCGAGTCGCGGGAGACCCGGCGCGCAGCGACAGCCCGACGGGAGCGCCGACCCCGAGGGGGCGGACGCGCGGGCCGACTACCGCGTCGACCACCACCGCGAGGGGGACGAACTGACCGTCGTCGCCGACCTCGCGGACGCTGCGCGCGACGACGTGACCGCCGGCATCGACCCCGACCGCGGCGAGTTCGTCGTCGCCGTCGACGGGCGCGTCGCCGGGCGGGTGCCCCTCCCGTGGGACCCCGTCGAGGTGACCGAGACGACGTTCAACAACGGCGTCCTGCAGGTCCGACTCGGTCCGGTCGACGGCGCGGCCTGAGGCGGGCGGGACCGTCCGCCGACGACGCGACCGCCGCGGACCGTGCGGTCGGACACCACACTACAGAGACTCGATTCGCCCGTTATCCGGCCCTACGGACCCGAACGGCACCGATTCGGGTTTTCTCGAGCGAGCGTTCGGTCTCGGAAGGGTTATCAGTGGGGCGCGGCTTAATCCAGAGGCTATGGCAAAAGGCAAAGTCGACTTCTTCAACGACACGGGCGGCTACGGATTCATAGAGACCGAGGACCACGACGAGGACGTTTTCTTCCACATGGAAGACGTCGGCGGCCCGGACCTCGAAGAGGGTACGGAGATCGAGTTCGAGATCGAGGACGCCCCCAAGGGTCCCCGAGCGAAGAACGTCACCCGCCTGTAAGTCGACGCAGACATCAAACGTAGCGGACGGAGGCTGACGACGCCGCGGTCGATTGAGTTCGGTCCGTATGCGGCAGTTCTCTGAACTACCTATCTTTCTGAGCCGTGCGGTTCGGTCGTCGCGCCGCCAGCCAGTACGTTCAGGCCCCCCTCTGACGTAGACTCGGGTATGTCCGACGAGATGGAGTACTGCGAGGTGCGCGGCGTGCGCGTCCCGAAAGTCGGCCTCGGGACGTGGCGGATGGAGGGCGAGGAGTGTTACGACGCCGTGTCGACGGCGCTGGAACTCGGCTACCGCCACGTCGACACCGCGCAGATGTACGACAACGAGACCGAGGTGGGTCGAGCGCTGGCCGACGCCGACGTCGACCGGCGGGACGTGTTCCTGACGACGAAGGTGAACCCGCGGAACGCCGACCGGGAGGGCGTCGTCGAGTCGACGAAGGCGAGCCTCGACCGTCTCGACACGCCGTACGTCGACCTGTTGCTCCTCCACTGGCCGAACCCGCTGGTCCGAATCGAGGAGACGATGGACGCGATGAAGCGACTGGTCGACGAGGGGCGCGTCCACCACGTCGGCGTGAGCAACTTCCCGGTGCCGATGCTGAAGAAGGCCCGCGAGGTGTCCGACGTTCCGGTACTCACGAACCAGGTGCAGTTCCACCCGCACCGACCCCAGCGGAAACTCCTCCGGTACTGTCAGGCCGAGGACCTGCTACTCACGGGGTACAGTCCGCTGGCGCAGGGCGAACTCGTCGACGACGGGACGCTCCGCGAGATAGGCGAGCGGTACGACAAGACGCCCGCGCAGGTCGCCCTGCGCTGGGCTACCCAGCACCGGAACGTCGCCGTCGTCCCGAAGTCCACGAGCCGCGAGCACCTCGCGGACAACCTCGCCATCTTCGATTTCAAACTCACTCGCGAGGAGGTGGACGAGGTGACCCGCCCCTCGCTGCTGAAGACGGGGGCGTCGATGGTGAAGGGGATGCTGCGGTAGTCGAGAGGAAAAGAAAAGAGAAACGCTGAGGCGGCCGCGGCGACGAGGGAACCCATGGTCGCAGAACGGCGCCGCCGCGTCGCGCCCCTCCTCCTCTGGAGCCTCTGCGTCGTCGTCGCCTCCGCCGCGACGCCGCCCGGCGACGGACTGAGCGCCGCACCGCTCGGACTCGGCGTCGACAAGTGGGTCCACCTCGGAGCGTACGCGGTGACGGCGTATCTCGCGGCGTTCGCCCTCCGCGCGCGGACGGCCCGCGGACTGGCGCTCGCCACCTTCGTCGCCGTCGCCCTCGGCGGCGGCGTGGAACTCCTGCAGGCGACGCTCCCGGCGCGTCACGCCGGCCTCGCGGACGCCGCGGCGAACGCCGTCGGGGCGGTCATCGGCGCGGCGGCGTACGCCGTCCTCGGGCGCTTCCGGACGAGCGAGCGCGGCTGACGGACCCCGCATCCGGACCGGACGGAGCGAACGGCGTCGACCCCTCAACCGACCGTCGAGGGGCGCTCACGACCGATTGCGGAGTCCCGTCGCCGCGTCTATCTCCAGCGTCCACCCGGCGATGCCCCGCATCGGTTCGGACTCGGAGAACAGGCTCGGGAACCACGCGTTGTCCTCCATCGCGTCGACGAGCGCACCCCACTCGCCCTCTTCGACCGCTTCGAGACGTCCCGCGACGACGACGCTCTCCCACTCGTGGCGCCCCGCCACGTCGAACGCCGTCAGGGTCGCTCTCCCCGTCGCCTCGGCGAACGACTCCTTCCGACTCGTCTCCCCGCGGAGGAACACGAAGTACAGGCGCTCGCCGTCGTAGCCGAACGATATCGGCACCCCGTACGCGTCGCCCCCGTCCGCGAGCGAGAGGACGCCGACGCCGTGTTCGCGCAGGAACGCGTCCACCTCCTCGTCGTCCATCGGGTCGCCCTGAAGCGGTTCGAACTCGTCCGCATCTCTCACCACCATGCGTCACGCTACGACCCGAACCAGCAAATATTGTCGCTTCTTTCCGATTCTCGAACCGTCGCCGCCGACGCGCTCTTTTTACGCGGCGACGGCGAACCTCGGGCAGACAGCACCGATGACGGTCACGACGCTCCACCGCCCGACGCACCGCGACGCCCTCGCCTTGTTAGAGGAGGCGTTCGGCGACGGGCGGATGGTGACGATGTTCGGGCGTTGCACCGTCGAGTACGACGGCCGGGCCGAGTCGAGTCTCGGGCCGGGCGACCGACTCGTCGTCTGCAAACCCGACGGGACCATCCTCGTGCACACCGACTCGCAGCGCAAGCCGGTGAACTGGCAGCCGCCGGGGTGTACCCACCGCGCGAGCGTCCGCGACGGTCGCCTGCGGGTCAGGAGCGAGCGCTCGACGCCGACGGAGCGCCTCGACGTGCGGTTCGAGCGACTCGAACAGGTGTCGGCCTACGAGGTGACGGACCGGAGCGACCTGCGCCTCACGGGGAGCGAGGAGGACCTGCGGCAGCGGATTCTGGACGACCCCGCCTTGGTCGAAGAGGGGTTCGTCCCGCGGGCGACCGAACGGGAGACGGCGGCGGGGCCGGTCGACATCTTCGGCGAGGACGCCGAGGGCCGTCCCCTCGTCGTGGAGTTGAAGCGACGACGGGTCGGTCCCTCGGCGGCCAGCCAACTCCGGCGCTACGTGGAGGCCGTCGACGCCGAGTTCCCCGACGAGGGCGTGCGCGGGATACTCGTCGCGCCGTCGGTGACCGACCGGACGAGAGAGCTACTGGACGAGAAGGGCCTGTCGTTCGTCGCCGCCGAACCCGTGGCGGAGGCGGACGAGGAGGAAGGCGGCGACGAAGCGACCTGAGCGGACTCTGTCGCCTACCGCTCCGCGTCGACGAGGCGGACGAAGTTCTCGAACGTCCGCGCGGCGGTCACGCCGCCGAAGTCGCGGTGGGCGGGGTCGTCGGGCCACTCGAGGTCCTCCTCGATGTTCGGAAGCAGGCGCTCCGTGAACTCGGGGTGGTACTGGACGGTCCACAGCGGCGCGTCGCGGTGCCGGCTAGCGAGGTTCGGGTAGTAGTCGGCCGAGGCGACGGCCTCCATCTCCTCGCCGAGTTCGGTGACGAAGTCGCCGTGGACGAGGGGGACGCGCGTCCCGACGCCGTCGAACAGGGGGTCGTCGGCGAAGCGGACCGGGTCGAGGCCGGCGTGCAGGCCGCGGTGCTCCACCTCTCCGCCGAGGGCGTCGTTGACGAGTTGGTGGCCGAAGCAGACGCCGAGCGTCGGCGTTCTCGCCTCTACGAGTTCGCGCACGAGGTCCCGTAACTCGTCCATCCACGGGTACGTCTCCGTCTCGTAGACGCCCGCGGTGCTTCCGGAGAGGACGACGGCGTCCGCCTCGTCCAGCAGGTCCGGCCGGCCCCCGCGGTCGGCGTAGGGGTAGACGCGGACCGTCGCGCCGGCCGCTTCGAGCAGGCGGCGAATCTCGGGGACGAAGTAGCGCGTGGGCGGGTCCACCTCGTTCTCCAGGACGAGTATCATGCGCGACACTCGTCGGCGCGCGAGGAGAATCCGTCGGTGGCGACGGCGACGAGTGCGAACGGAGCACACGGCCGCCGAGGCGGTCGATGTTCGAAGCGCTTTTAGGCCGCATGACCGTTCTTCTGCACAAGTAACCATGGCAGACAAACCCGCCTCGATGTACCGCAACATCGACAAGCCGTCGTACACCCGACGCGAGTACATCACCGGAATCCCCGGTTCGAAGATCGCACAGCACAACATGGGCAACCTGCAGACGGGTCCGCAGGACTACCCCGTCCAGATCAGTCTCCGCCTCGAAGAGGACTGTCAGGTCCGCCACGGGTCGCTCGAATCGGCGCGTCTGTCCGCCAACCGCGTGATGCTCAAGCAGGTCGGACAGGAGAACTACAAGATGGTGCTCCGCAAGTTCCCCCACCAGGTCCTGCGCGAGAACAAGCAGGCGACCGGGGCGGGCGCGGACCGCGTCTCCGACGGGATGCGCCAGTCGTTCGGAAAGGTCGTCGGGACCGCCGCGCGAATCCACAAGAACGAGCGCGTGTTCACCATCTACTGCAGCGTCGACGACGCGGCCATCGCGAAGGACGCGCTTCGCCGCGCCTACAACAAGATGTCGCCGCCCTGCCGCATCGACGTGGAGAAGGGCGAAGAACTGCTCGTCTCGTAACTGAGTAACACGCGAACGCGGGTCAGGGTCGGTCCGACCCAACCGGGACCCGGCCCACTTTTACTCTCGACGCGCCGACTTCGGAGCGGATGCTCCGACTGGCGGTGACGACGGACAGCGAGACGTTCGAGCGGATGCGCGACCCGCTGGAAGCGCGCGGAATCGCCGTCGAACACCTCCCGGCGAAGGAGCGGTCGATTCGGCTGGCCGGGACGGGCGAGTCGTTCGACGTCGGCTTCGTCTACCCGACGCGGCTGATGGAGGGCGGCGCGCTGGACGCCCGCGCGCCGATACCGTGGGTGAACGGACGCGATGCGGTACTGACATCCCGGAACAAGGCGGGCGTCGTCGCCGCCCTCTCGCGGGCGGGCCTGCCGGTGCCGGAGACGCGGATGCTCTCGAACCCCGTCGACGAGGGCGTCGTCCTCGACGCCGTCGCGGACCTCTCCTACCCACTGGTCGTCAAACCCAACTCCGCGACGCGCGGCGTCGGCGTCGCCAAGGTGGCCGACGCGGACTCGCTACTCGGCGTCGTCGACTACCTGAACCTCGTCCACGACTTCCGGTCGACGGGCGACAAATCCTACCTGGTACAGGAGTTCGTCGCCGACGCGCGCGACTACCGGGTGATGGTCGTCGACGGCGAGGTGGTCGGCGGCGTCGAGCGCCGACTCCCCGAGTCGCTCGGCGAGGGGCGGTGGAAACACAACGTCCACCGGGGCGCGACAGCGACGGCGGTGGACGTCTCCGAAGAACACCGCGAACTGGCCGTTTCGGTGGCCGAGACGCTCGGAATCGACTACCTCGGCGTCGACCTGCTCGTCTCGCCCGACCGGACGCTCGTCTCGGAGACGAACGCTCGGGCGACGATAGACCACGAGAAGTACGACGACGACTTCTGGGACCGACTGGCGGCGCTGATACGGCGGGCCGCCGGGCGGCCCGACCGGTAGGCGCCAGAAACCGAAACCGCGAAAATCCGAGTCCGGTCGGTCCTCGCGCGGGACGCGCTACTCGACGTCGATGGCGGCGGAGTCCTCGGCCTTCTGGAACGTGACTTGGAGGACGCCGTTCTTGAACGACGCCGACGCGGAGTGTTCGTCTACACGAACGGGGAGACGAATCCGCTCGTCGTACTCGCGCCGGTCGCTCGCCGCGCTCACGGTGAGCGTCTCGCCGTCGCACTTCAGGTCGATGGCGTCTTTCTCCACTCCCGGCAGGTCCGCGACGAGTCGAACCGCCTCGCCCTCATCGTAGACGTCGATGTGGGTCTCCGAGGCGAATCCGGTGGTGTCGCCACCGGTCATCTCGCTCATCATCCGTTCGATCTCGTCGAAGATGTTGTCGAACGGATCGTCGCGCTCATCTCTCATGCAGGAGTTCTTTAGTGTGTTCTCATCAAAAGCCTTCTCCCCCGGCGGCGGCGCGGGCCGCGTCGACGCGCGGTCCGCCTCGAAACGCATCGGGTCGAACCGCTGCACGAAGATGAACGCCGGTGTTCGTCTCTGTTCGTGTCGCCGCGCCCTCCCGCGTCGCGTCCTCAATCATCGTTCAGGCTAAAACGACAGTGGCGACGACCTACGACACCGATTTCGAGGGTTTCCGCCCCTGGGGGGAGACACAGGGATTCAAGTAGCTCGGCCGCCGATACTCGGATATGAGTGAAAAGTCGTACTTCGACTCGGCTGAGGACGCGGACGACGTGGTCCGCGTCGGACTGAACGGGTTCGGCCGAATCGGGCGGAACGTGTTCCGCGCGGTGATGGAGAATCCGAGCGTCGAACTCGTCGGCGTCAACGACGTGATGGACTTCGAGGACATGGAGTACCTCGCGAAATACGACACCGTGATGGGTCGGATGGACGACGTGTCGCTCGACGGTGAGGAACTCGTCGCCGGCGATAGCTCCGTCCCCCTCTACAACGTCCAGAGCCCCGCCGAACTGCCGTGGGACGAACTCGACGTCGACGTGGCGCTGGAGTGTACGGGCATCTTCCGCACGAAAGAGGACGCCTCCGCGCACCTCGAAGCCGGCGCCGACAAGGTGCTCATCTCCGCGCCGCCGAAGGGCGACGACCCGATAAAACAGATCGTCTACGGCGTCAACCACGACGAGTACGACGGCGAGGACGTCGTCTCGAACGCCTCCTGTACGACGAACTCCGTCACGCCGGTCGCGAAGGTGCTCGACGAGGAGTTCGGCATCGACTCCGGTCTCCTGACGACGGTCCACGCTTACACCGGGTCGCAGAACCTCATCGACGGCCCCAAATCGAAGAAGCGCCGCGGCCGCGCCGCCGCCGAGAACATCGTCCCCACCTCCACCGGCGCCGCGCAGGCCGCCACACAGATTCTGCCGCAGTTGGAGGGCAAACTCGACGGGATGGCGATGCGCGTCCCCGTCCCCAACGGCTCCATCACCGAACTCGTCGTCTCCCTCGACGAGACGCCCTCGACCGAGGAGGTAAACAACGCCTTCCGTGACGCCGCCGACTCCGGCCCCCTCGCGGGCGTCCTCGGCTACACCGACGACGAAGTCGTCTCCTCGGACATCG is a window from the Halogeometricum sp. S3BR5-2 genome containing:
- a CDS encoding 50S ribosomal protein L16; amino-acid sequence: MADKPASMYRNIDKPSYTRREYITGIPGSKIAQHNMGNLQTGPQDYPVQISLRLEEDCQVRHGSLESARLSANRVMLKQVGQENYKMVLRKFPHQVLRENKQATGAGADRVSDGMRQSFGKVVGTAARIHKNERVFTIYCSVDDAAIAKDALRRAYNKMSPPCRIDVEKGEELLVS
- a CDS encoding ATP-grasp domain-containing protein, with the protein product MLRLAVTTDSETFERMRDPLEARGIAVEHLPAKERSIRLAGTGESFDVGFVYPTRLMEGGALDARAPIPWVNGRDAVLTSRNKAGVVAALSRAGLPVPETRMLSNPVDEGVVLDAVADLSYPLVVKPNSATRGVGVAKVADADSLLGVVDYLNLVHDFRSTGDKSYLVQEFVADARDYRVMVVDGEVVGGVERRLPESLGEGRWKHNVHRGATATAVDVSEEHRELAVSVAETLGIDYLGVDLLVSPDRTLVSETNARATIDHEKYDDDFWDRLAALIRRAAGRPDR
- a CDS encoding Hsp20/alpha crystallin family protein — translated: MRDERDDPFDNIFDEIERMMSEMTGGDTTGFASETHIDVYDEGEAVRLVADLPGVEKDAIDLKCDGETLTVSAASDRREYDERIRLPVRVDEHSASASFKNGVLQVTFQKAEDSAAIDVE
- the gap gene encoding type I glyceraldehyde-3-phosphate dehydrogenase, which gives rise to MSEKSYFDSAEDADDVVRVGLNGFGRIGRNVFRAVMENPSVELVGVNDVMDFEDMEYLAKYDTVMGRMDDVSLDGEELVAGDSSVPLYNVQSPAELPWDELDVDVALECTGIFRTKEDASAHLEAGADKVLISAPPKGDDPIKQIVYGVNHDEYDGEDVVSNASCTTNSVTPVAKVLDEEFGIDSGLLTTVHAYTGSQNLIDGPKSKKRRGRAAAENIVPTSTGAAQAATQILPQLEGKLDGMAMRVPVPNGSITELVVSLDETPSTEEVNNAFRDAADSGPLAGVLGYTDDEVVSSDIVGLPFSSTVDLQSTNMVNDGGLYKILTWYDNEYGFSNRMLDVAQYVTYE